A portion of the Paenibacillus marchantiae genome contains these proteins:
- a CDS encoding Ger(x)C family spore germination protein — MSRKVRLALLLPGLMLLLFTSGCWSSKEIEDLSVYVGLGIDVAKETEFEKSVNEQGGHYPKRNNITATVQIVPKGSSKEESQQGSPGAGKSYFNEQLTGDSVIQIFRQFSLRRDRPLIGHHLKVIVVSSEVTRKFRLDQLLDFVLRDNDIRPSCLVVVSDRRALDALTSNDPSEIPSFYLTGLVDNVYRTNKILPPVSLAKLDATMQSGSSYLLQNVISYEGEHKFSGAAIFSGKTNRWIGSLNQTDMEGLSWVQGKAKGGVVKTYTHKDGSTITYEIKHIKSKIIPTVKGDDISFHVQIESDGWFMENWTAPEAHGSEHYLDGLEKDFGHMAEQQVDQLLHKMQDVYKVDAAGFGDKLRIKYPRVWKKIKNNWDETFSEIPITYDIKVKITNQGSSTE; from the coding sequence ATGAGTCGCAAAGTCAGATTAGCGCTATTGCTGCCTGGATTAATGCTGCTGTTGTTTACCTCTGGATGCTGGAGCAGCAAAGAGATTGAGGATCTTAGTGTGTACGTGGGACTGGGTATTGATGTTGCCAAAGAGACAGAATTTGAGAAGAGTGTGAATGAACAGGGTGGACACTATCCGAAAAGGAATAATATCACAGCTACGGTTCAGATTGTTCCTAAGGGATCATCCAAGGAAGAGAGTCAGCAAGGATCCCCTGGAGCAGGGAAGTCCTATTTTAACGAACAATTAACAGGCGATTCAGTTATACAGATATTTCGTCAGTTCTCTCTGAGAAGAGACCGGCCGCTGATTGGACATCATCTGAAAGTCATCGTGGTGTCCTCCGAGGTGACCCGGAAATTCAGACTGGATCAACTGCTTGATTTTGTGTTGCGTGATAATGATATTCGGCCAAGCTGTCTGGTTGTTGTCAGTGATCGCAGGGCACTGGATGCATTGACGTCCAACGATCCCAGTGAGATTCCTTCATTCTACCTTACCGGACTTGTGGACAATGTGTATCGTACCAATAAAATTCTGCCACCAGTCTCACTCGCCAAATTGGATGCAACCATGCAATCGGGGTCGAGCTATTTGCTGCAAAATGTCATCTCCTATGAGGGGGAACACAAGTTTTCGGGAGCGGCCATTTTTAGCGGGAAAACGAACCGATGGATCGGAAGTCTGAATCAGACGGACATGGAGGGACTATCCTGGGTACAAGGAAAAGCGAAAGGTGGAGTCGTTAAGACGTATACACACAAAGACGGCAGCACTATAACCTACGAGATTAAACACATAAAATCGAAAATTATTCCCACAGTTAAGGGGGACGATATTTCATTTCATGTTCAAATTGAATCAGACGGCTGGTTTATGGAAAATTGGACAGCTCCGGAAGCGCATGGTTCTGAGCATTATCTGGATGGTCTGGAGAAGGACTTCGGTCATATGGCTGAACAACAGGTAGATCAATTGCTTCACAAAATGCAGGATGTCTACAAGGTGGATGCAGCAGGGTTTGGCGATAAGCTGCGAATTAAATATCCACGGGTATGGAAGAAAATTAAAAATAACTGGGACGAAACGTTTAGTGAAATTCCGATCACGTATGATATTAAAGTTAAAATCACAAATCAGGGATCATCGACGGAATAA
- a CDS encoding spore germination protein yields the protein MWSTIWSYVPEWPIWLQAFLLCVIPLSILKITRWIRSSVDQGSFAISTDQNQGNNDEQSVSSGSDENQSLETGRYANIKLTGNYVTDLISSKETFAQNADVHIREFTIRGTNTRAAVMYIDGLVDQQLIDEHLITPLMIRGVPELQQESFLHPADIHQIKNYLSNQLLPVSQIQETESLQELALGVLGGKNALLVDGMQGALMIGTPKGISRNIEEPLSEALLRGPRIGFTEHLSDNTGILRRFGSNQSLFIQKFEVGTRIKKDLAIAYIEDIADPELVAEVQRRIEGLDMDVMLESGYVEQLIEDDELSPFQQIQNTERPDRVISGMLEGRVAILLDGTPFALIVPATFSMLLQSPEDYYERWIPGTFLRMLRFLAAMIALFAPALYISFISFHPGLIPTKLALTIIETRNGVPFPSIIEALIMETAIEILREAGIRLPKPIGPAMGIVGGLIIGDAAVQAGIVSPFLVIVVAVTAISSFSIPTYSAGITLRILRFTGMFSAAALGLFGVIMFFLLICSHLVRLKSFGVPYVSPVVPYSLSEWKDLLIRAPLKMMRRRPRMMNPTDPDRKK from the coding sequence ATGTGGTCAACGATTTGGTCGTACGTGCCGGAGTGGCCCATATGGTTACAGGCTTTTTTGTTATGTGTCATTCCGCTATCGATTCTGAAAATAACCCGTTGGATTCGTTCTTCCGTGGATCAGGGAAGCTTCGCAATTTCTACAGATCAAAACCAAGGCAATAACGACGAGCAATCTGTATCATCAGGATCTGATGAGAACCAGAGTTTAGAAACAGGGCGTTATGCCAATATCAAGCTTACCGGGAATTATGTTACCGATTTAATTAGTTCAAAGGAGACCTTTGCTCAGAATGCTGATGTACATATTCGAGAGTTTACAATACGAGGCACGAATACAAGGGCAGCGGTCATGTATATTGATGGTCTTGTGGACCAGCAATTGATTGATGAGCATCTGATTACACCTCTGATGATCAGGGGTGTACCGGAACTGCAACAGGAGAGCTTCCTTCATCCAGCCGATATACATCAGATTAAGAACTATTTAAGTAATCAACTTCTGCCTGTCAGCCAGATACAGGAGACCGAATCGTTACAGGAGCTGGCCTTGGGAGTACTTGGGGGTAAAAATGCACTCCTTGTGGATGGCATGCAAGGTGCACTGATGATTGGCACACCCAAAGGAATAAGCCGCAACATTGAAGAGCCCTTGTCCGAAGCATTGCTTCGCGGGCCAAGAATTGGATTTACGGAGCATCTCAGTGACAATACAGGTATACTGCGACGCTTCGGAAGCAATCAGAGTTTGTTTATTCAGAAATTTGAAGTGGGTACCCGGATCAAGAAGGATCTTGCTATCGCGTATATAGAGGATATTGCCGATCCTGAGCTTGTGGCAGAGGTCCAGAGGCGCATAGAAGGATTGGATATGGATGTCATGCTGGAATCCGGTTATGTGGAGCAGCTAATTGAAGACGATGAGCTGAGTCCGTTTCAACAGATCCAAAACACGGAAAGGCCAGACCGCGTAATCAGCGGAATGTTAGAGGGACGTGTTGCCATACTGCTTGATGGTACACCGTTTGCCTTAATTGTGCCCGCAACCTTCAGCATGCTGCTGCAATCTCCTGAGGATTATTATGAGCGCTGGATACCAGGCACATTTCTGCGCATGCTTCGTTTTCTGGCAGCCATGATTGCGCTATTTGCTCCTGCCTTGTACATCTCCTTTATTTCATTTCATCCTGGTCTGATTCCCACGAAGTTGGCATTGACCATTATTGAGACGCGAAATGGTGTACCGTTTCCTTCCATTATTGAAGCACTCATTATGGAGACAGCCATTGAAATATTGCGTGAGGCTGGTATCCGTCTGCCCAAACCGATCGGTCCGGCGATGGGCATCGTCGGTGGTCTCATTATCGGGGATGCAGCCGTACAGGCCGGTATTGTCAGTCCATTTCTCGTCATCGTAGTTGCGGTAACGGCGATCTCCTCATTTTCCATCCCTACCTATAGTGCTGGAATTACACTGCGAATTTTACGTTTTACAGGCATGTTCAGTGCAGCGGCGCTTGGATTATTCGGGGTGATTATGTTCTTCCTGCTTATTTGCAGCCATCTCGTGCGCCTGAAAAGCTTTGGGGTTCCCTATGTCAGTCCAGTGGTCCCGTATAGCTTGAGCGAATGGAAGGACCTGCTGATCCGTGCACCATTAAAAATGATGAGGCGGCGTCCGCGCATGATGAACCCTACCGATCCGGATCGCAAGAAATAG
- a CDS encoding GerAB/ArcD/ProY family transporter, which translates to MNRPTDKLTTTQTGVMIINYMLGAGILTLPRTTVEAVDTPDVWISIIISGLIATFIGIMLVILCRRFPGKTGFQFVQEITGSWIAFILGAVAIIYFLVISAFEIRVMAEVTGLYLLEGTPVWAIVMVFMWVGIYLNSGGLGAVARLFEIILPITLIIFVIAILLSSKLFEINNLRPVLGEGIMPVFKGLKSTLLAYTGYEVMFVIMAYMQHPQKGIKAVMWGTLVPTGIYLITVVMVIGSLSIEGMKTRTWPTLDLMRSFELQGLIFERFESLLLVIWIMQIFSTFSITHYAATVGCAQLFKSKKILPAMFILLPVIYIIALIPKDVNETFQLGDAVGNLSIYLFGILPTVLLLISILRKKGGKYA; encoded by the coding sequence GTGAATCGTCCCACGGATAAGCTGACGACAACCCAGACCGGAGTCATGATTATCAATTACATGCTGGGCGCTGGGATTTTGACACTTCCGCGTACTACGGTTGAGGCGGTAGACACACCGGATGTCTGGATCTCCATCATCATATCCGGGCTAATCGCCACGTTTATCGGCATTATGCTCGTCATCCTGTGCCGACGATTTCCTGGCAAAACGGGTTTTCAGTTTGTTCAGGAAATAACAGGTTCATGGATTGCTTTTATACTGGGAGCGGTTGCGATTATCTATTTTCTGGTCATTTCGGCATTTGAAATTCGGGTCATGGCAGAAGTAACCGGACTTTATCTGCTGGAAGGAACACCGGTCTGGGCTATTGTTATGGTCTTCATGTGGGTGGGCATCTATTTGAACTCAGGTGGCCTAGGTGCAGTAGCACGTCTATTCGAGATTATTTTGCCCATCACACTTATCATTTTTGTCATTGCGATTTTGCTTAGCAGCAAACTGTTTGAAATTAATAACCTGAGACCCGTATTGGGAGAAGGGATTATGCCGGTATTCAAGGGACTTAAGTCAACTTTGCTTGCGTATACGGGCTATGAAGTGATGTTTGTCATCATGGCTTATATGCAGCACCCGCAAAAAGGGATCAAAGCGGTAATGTGGGGTACGCTCGTTCCGACAGGCATCTACTTAATTACGGTAGTTATGGTAATCGGAAGTCTTTCCATTGAAGGCATGAAAACTCGAACGTGGCCTACCCTGGATCTGATGAGAAGCTTTGAGCTACAGGGATTGATCTTTGAGCGTTTTGAATCGCTGCTGCTCGTGATCTGGATCATGCAAATCTTCTCGACCTTTTCGATCACACACTATGCAGCTACCGTTGGCTGTGCCCAGTTGTTCAAAAGCAAGAAAATTTTACCCGCCATGTTTATCCTGCTGCCTGTAATTTATATCATCGCCTTAATTCCCAAGGATGTGAACGAAACATTTCAACTGGGGGATGCGGTGGGTAATTTATCTATTTACCTATTTGGAATTCTGCCTACAGTCCTGCTGTTGATTAGCATCCTCCGCAAAAAAGGAGGGAAGTATGCATGA
- a CDS encoding ABC transporter permease, which produces MAAMLKLSLSYLSKNKTQNLFITLLILLSTLLVSTAVIILANTGNLFNEMHTRTNGSHQILTFDKGLNDPKAVYEWWAEQDGVEVSPLLTYRTLSGIAFKGMDIPNLYLYMMNTPQPPWAVDELIFSSGAQSSAPEQGSVWIPTSMANAYDIAVGDTVNFKTGSSALDLRVSAIVVDVPYGAPFTNAARIWMNSTDYQNDFQALAGKDNYMMGIHFDDYRTNSSYWDRYTSETHTPFLETKMEFESISSFYLIINQIIGFIMIFLGAVMMVIALITIGFTISDAILANYKTIGILKSLGLTSGRTIGTYVIQYALLSIIAVIPGLALSVFVSKFIINISVSSLRTGNGDVPMEGIGAAMLVGILLFALVILFVVLYAKKARSIEPVQAIRYGMSETENTRLARRMNSPLANRVGFARLPVAAVIGIRNLIKNTKSSVLMLLLTTMAASVLVLGYVVLTSITGIYQTAAKWGYDNANIAAVVVNKSTFPKDELKQVLEEDLRIKNVGWQGNITGVILPDDSTDVASQSTSLYLRVLDGSYQDLGFETLRGNNPELENEISIGVSVAKMFNKDIGDLIDLYIEGEKRTFMISGIYQAISDLSVSGRITAQAVRSVNPDYGDVNVAFINVNDPSQAGAIANQLNERFKDSASIVTQKTLLDSVYAEAASIFVYPMALIGLLFILVTFIIIFSTCRISIRKESKTYGIYKSIGMTSGSIRSSITLGVVLLSLIGSMFGVIAGVYLLPLLLEKVLSGYGIVQIPLVLNWWGIILFSSLSILAAAFGSWRSTKVIRQASPRILVIE; this is translated from the coding sequence ATGGCTGCTATGTTGAAACTGAGCCTTTCCTACCTGAGCAAAAATAAGACACAGAATCTGTTTATCACCTTGCTCATTTTGCTATCTACACTACTGGTATCTACTGCGGTTATTATTCTGGCCAACACGGGCAATCTGTTCAACGAAATGCACACCCGGACCAACGGGTCCCATCAAATATTGACGTTTGATAAAGGACTGAATGACCCTAAAGCCGTCTATGAATGGTGGGCTGAACAGGACGGAGTTGAGGTTTCACCTTTGCTCACGTATCGTACCTTGTCCGGAATCGCCTTCAAAGGCATGGACATTCCCAACCTTTATCTGTACATGATGAATACCCCTCAGCCGCCCTGGGCCGTCGATGAACTGATCTTTTCGAGTGGTGCGCAGAGTTCGGCTCCCGAACAAGGGAGCGTATGGATTCCCACTTCAATGGCGAATGCCTATGATATAGCCGTAGGAGATACCGTTAATTTCAAAACAGGGTCCTCCGCGCTTGATCTTCGGGTATCCGCGATTGTAGTCGATGTACCTTACGGTGCACCATTCACCAATGCGGCAAGGATCTGGATGAACAGTACAGACTACCAGAATGACTTCCAGGCACTCGCAGGAAAAGATAATTATATGATGGGTATCCATTTTGATGATTATCGAACCAACTCCAGTTATTGGGATCGTTACACCAGTGAGACCCATACCCCTTTCTTGGAAACCAAGATGGAGTTTGAGAGTATCTCTTCCTTCTATCTGATTATCAATCAGATTATTGGATTCATTATGATTTTCCTGGGTGCTGTCATGATGGTTATCGCTCTCATCACCATTGGATTTACCATTTCGGATGCTATTCTGGCCAACTACAAAACAATAGGGATTCTGAAATCACTGGGATTGACCTCCGGGAGAACAATCGGTACCTATGTTATTCAATATGCTTTGCTGTCCATCATTGCCGTTATTCCAGGACTGGCGCTGAGCGTGTTTGTATCCAAATTCATTATCAACATTTCTGTGTCTTCTCTGCGAACTGGCAATGGAGATGTACCGATGGAAGGCATCGGAGCAGCCATGTTAGTCGGCATACTACTGTTTGCGCTGGTAATATTATTCGTTGTGTTATACGCCAAAAAGGCGCGCAGCATCGAGCCTGTGCAAGCCATCCGCTACGGTATGTCGGAAACTGAAAATACCCGCTTGGCCCGACGAATGAATTCGCCTCTAGCCAACCGGGTTGGATTTGCCCGGCTGCCAGTAGCCGCCGTCATTGGCATACGAAATCTGATCAAGAATACCAAGAGCTCTGTTCTGATGCTGCTGTTAACCACGATGGCTGCCTCTGTGCTTGTCCTTGGATATGTTGTACTGACCAGCATTACCGGAATTTATCAGACAGCTGCCAAGTGGGGCTACGACAATGCTAACATCGCCGCCGTCGTTGTGAACAAATCTACCTTCCCCAAGGATGAGTTAAAGCAGGTGCTGGAAGAGGACCTTCGCATCAAAAATGTGGGCTGGCAAGGGAACATCACAGGGGTTATCCTTCCAGATGATTCAACCGACGTGGCCAGCCAGTCTACCAGTCTTTATCTAAGAGTACTGGATGGAAGCTATCAAGATCTTGGTTTTGAGACGTTGAGAGGAAACAATCCGGAACTCGAAAATGAAATTTCAATCGGGGTTAGTGTTGCCAAGATGTTCAACAAGGATATTGGAGATCTCATTGATCTCTACATTGAAGGAGAGAAGCGCACGTTCATGATTTCGGGCATCTATCAGGCCATCTCCGACTTGTCGGTATCCGGAAGAATCACAGCTCAAGCGGTTCGAAGCGTGAATCCGGATTACGGAGATGTAAATGTGGCGTTTATCAATGTCAACGATCCTTCACAGGCAGGAGCTATTGCTAACCAATTGAATGAGCGGTTCAAAGACTCTGCTTCCATCGTCACACAAAAAACGCTGCTGGATTCTGTTTATGCAGAAGCTGCAAGCATTTTTGTGTACCCCATGGCTCTAATTGGTCTGCTGTTCATTTTGGTTACATTTATCATTATCTTCAGCACCTGCCGGATCAGTATTCGCAAAGAGAGCAAGACGTATGGCATTTATAAGTCGATTGGAATGACATCCGGCAGTATTCGGTCCTCTATTACATTGGGAGTTGTATTGTTATCCCTGATCGGTTCGATGTTTGGCGTTATTGCAGGTGTGTACCTTCTTCCATTATTGCTTGAAAAGGTGCTCTCTGGATACGGTATCGTACAAATCCCGTTGGTTCTGAATTGGTGGGGGATTATACTTTTCTCTTCTCTGAGTATCCTTGCAGCAGCTTTTGGCTCCTGGAGATCAACCAAGGTGATTCGTCAGGCATCCCCGCGCATTCTTGTTATTGAATAA
- a CDS encoding methyl-accepting chemotaxis protein — translation MGRSQGVGIALPIVDVEKKDVVTDALVIKAMEKSLAIIRFDMDRRVTYVNEVFAQTMGYSVAEMYGMQHEQFCFDEFVKSPDYNAFWSSIFNGTSFQDKVERKDAKGNPVWLEATYMPVYDELNQNILGVSKIATNITTRQNNISAVVNELKTMSHDLNEHADIGIERSRELMSSITYISEVSAHNRATLNHLQEQARSIQGVVKTIREIASQTQLLALNAAIEAAHAGEYGRGFDVVAKEVRKLSAMVENSINEIRDSVNGITKEITNISGGTQKVEGYVERSQQQIEVALNDFTTIAASAHLLDEKAQHVTKIV, via the coding sequence ATGGGAAGAAGTCAGGGAGTGGGGATCGCTTTGCCTATAGTAGATGTGGAAAAAAAAGATGTTGTTACCGATGCGCTGGTCATTAAGGCCATGGAGAAAAGTCTGGCTATCATTCGATTCGATATGGATCGACGGGTTACGTATGTAAATGAAGTTTTTGCCCAGACGATGGGCTATTCCGTAGCTGAGATGTATGGCATGCAGCATGAGCAATTTTGTTTCGACGAATTCGTGAAAAGCCCTGACTATAATGCGTTTTGGAGTAGTATTTTTAACGGTACTAGCTTCCAGGATAAGGTTGAACGCAAGGATGCAAAGGGAAATCCCGTATGGCTTGAAGCGACATATATGCCCGTCTATGATGAATTGAATCAGAATATATTGGGTGTGTCCAAAATAGCTACAAACATCACGACCCGTCAGAATAATATTTCAGCTGTAGTTAATGAACTGAAGACGATGTCACATGATCTGAACGAACATGCTGATATCGGCATTGAGCGAAGCCGTGAGCTGATGTCCAGTATCACGTATATATCTGAAGTTTCCGCCCACAACCGAGCGACACTGAATCATTTGCAAGAACAGGCACGTTCTATCCAGGGAGTTGTTAAAACGATTCGCGAAATTGCGTCGCAGACCCAGCTTCTGGCCCTGAACGCTGCGATTGAAGCGGCACATGCAGGCGAATATGGGCGCGGGTTCGATGTTGTAGCCAAGGAAGTACGCAAACTATCGGCCATGGTCGAAAATTCCATTAATGAGATTCGGGATAGTGTGAATGGGATAACCAAAGAGATTACGAACATTTCTGGCGGAACACAGAAGGTGGAAGGCTACGTGGAGCGAAGTCAGCAGCAGATCGAGGTGGCGTTGAATGATTTTACAACCATTGCGGCGTCTGCACATCTACTTGATGAGAAGGCGCAACACGTAACCAAAATCGTATAG
- the mmuM gene encoding homocysteine S-methyltransferase has product MILDGALATELEQHGCDLDDPLWSARVLLENPDVIVQVHADYFRAGADCAITSSYQATVEGFRKRGIGEQAALDLIRKTVELAAQARDDIWAEVQDGGFENTAVKPEGNLVFGTAQQTSDVLETGVLARPRPMVAASVGPYGAYLADGSEYVGHYGVSDETLAAFHRPRMAALIEAGADILAFETIPSLQEAQVLVDLLKEFPHAYAWLSFSLKDGTAISEGTPIETCARLFGSEPQIAAIGLNCAPMEVVTEAVSILSRASDKPVIVYPNSGEVYDAATKTWSGQGTCGSMSDASEQWVAAGAKIIGGCCRTTPHQIGELAKKWRN; this is encoded by the coding sequence ATGATTCTGGATGGAGCGCTGGCCACGGAACTCGAACAGCATGGGTGTGATCTGGATGATCCACTATGGTCGGCTCGTGTATTGCTCGAGAATCCAGATGTTATCGTTCAGGTCCATGCGGATTATTTCCGCGCAGGAGCCGACTGTGCAATTACATCCAGTTATCAGGCGACGGTGGAGGGGTTCCGCAAGAGAGGAATCGGCGAGCAAGCAGCGTTGGACCTTATTCGCAAGACGGTGGAACTGGCTGCACAGGCGAGAGATGACATATGGGCAGAAGTGCAGGACGGGGGATTTGAAAACACGGCAGTCAAACCGGAGGGCAATCTGGTATTCGGAACGGCACAACAAACGTCTGATGTCTTGGAGACAGGGGTCTTGGCTCGGCCACGACCGATGGTTGCTGCATCCGTTGGGCCCTACGGCGCTTATCTAGCTGATGGATCGGAGTATGTCGGTCACTACGGCGTGTCGGATGAGACGTTGGCTGCATTCCATCGTCCGCGTATGGCGGCGCTGATTGAAGCGGGTGCTGATATTCTGGCGTTTGAGACGATTCCTTCGTTGCAGGAAGCACAGGTGCTGGTTGATTTACTGAAGGAGTTTCCTCATGCGTATGCCTGGTTATCTTTTTCTTTAAAAGACGGGACGGCAATCAGCGAAGGCACGCCGATTGAGACATGTGCACGATTGTTTGGTTCCGAGCCGCAGATTGCTGCGATTGGCCTGAACTGTGCTCCCATGGAAGTGGTGACAGAAGCCGTAAGTATTCTCAGCCGTGCCAGCGACAAACCTGTTATTGTGTATCCGAACTCGGGAGAAGTATACGATGCTGCAACGAAGACGTGGAGTGGACAGGGAACGTGTGGCAGTATGAGTGATGCTTCGGAACAGTGGGTTGCTGCGGGTGCAAAAATTATTGGCGGCTGTTGCCGCACGACGCCACATCAGATTGGTGAACTTGCAAAGAAGTGGCGGAATTAA
- a CDS encoding ABC transporter ATP-binding protein, whose translation MTKTSIIRAQNLCKTYNTGSEQYHAIRNVDLDIYEGDFTVIMGNSGSGKSTLLYLLSGLDQLTAGEVYFQDQRIDAYSEREMSEFRTRRIGYIYQSINLVPDLSIQDNIALPGYIAGSKKSEVKARATHLMKAMDIDGQNSRLPSQTSGGQQQRAAIARALINSPDIIFADEPTGSLNYEHGKAVLDILTDINRKGQSVVMVTHDIKATCRADRLIFIRDGKVGGILEFDKYDEHQIQNRESMVFAFVSGKE comes from the coding sequence TTGACCAAAACATCCATTATCCGCGCTCAAAACTTATGCAAGACATATAATACTGGAAGCGAGCAATATCATGCCATACGCAATGTTGATCTTGATATTTATGAAGGGGATTTTACCGTCATCATGGGTAATTCCGGCTCAGGCAAATCAACGCTGCTCTATCTGTTGAGCGGACTGGACCAATTGACAGCCGGCGAGGTTTATTTTCAGGATCAGCGTATTGACGCCTATAGTGAGCGGGAAATGTCCGAATTCCGTACCCGTAGAATCGGCTACATCTACCAAAGTATCAATCTGGTGCCCGATCTTTCCATCCAGGATAACATCGCTTTGCCAGGTTACATTGCCGGAAGCAAAAAAAGTGAGGTCAAGGCACGTGCCACCCACCTCATGAAGGCAATGGATATCGACGGACAGAATAGCCGTCTCCCCTCCCAAACCTCGGGTGGCCAGCAGCAACGAGCAGCTATTGCACGTGCGCTGATCAATTCACCGGACATCATCTTTGCAGATGAACCCACGGGAAGCCTCAACTATGAGCACGGGAAAGCCGTGCTGGATATCCTGACCGATATCAACCGTAAGGGACAGTCTGTTGTGATGGTTACGCATGATATCAAGGCAACCTGCCGGGCGGATCGTCTGATCTTTATCCGGGATGGCAAGGTTGGAGGTATTCTCGAGTTTGACAAATATGACGAACACCAGATCCAGAATCGGGAATCGATGGTCTTCGCGTTTGTGTCGGGAAAGGAGTAA
- a CDS encoding PQQ-binding-like beta-propeller repeat protein, with the protein MSLKRINYWLIASLCFFLAIPSEPALAKDLLQFQWGYDITNGGQSATSSYSMKSVTDAMGNESLLVTKVDKNNDYYIDSVDAKTGELLWSIPTDNEYTLSDDGYMFIFADNQVSAKHIATGQIRWTAPLPGPPEDWRLYSAESAIPGENGSLYLISVSHDNKSNVLYYYDASGNLSRKFKVPYFMQQIHGDVIVGSKFGDNPDFYLISLTSGQKIKTITGGKGYNGIKSLSDGTFLHYNIYKKTITLKGYNSTGQLNWTKQLPYKEYSTELFALKGRFIFVDYKNKRIKLYSSSGRLIAEKAYLPVSYPNMALDGTSLMFKSEKNDADELELIIMDTNNLKVLYTYKNGEFDLHKERLFLNNTTGLYILSDEGRTLVSTQLIK; encoded by the coding sequence ATGAGTTTAAAGCGAATCAACTATTGGCTTATAGCCAGCCTATGCTTCTTCCTTGCAATCCCATCCGAGCCAGCTCTGGCTAAAGATCTGCTGCAATTCCAATGGGGGTATGATATTACCAACGGTGGACAGAGTGCAACAAGCTCATATTCAATGAAGAGTGTTACAGATGCCATGGGGAATGAAAGTCTTCTCGTAACTAAAGTAGACAAGAATAATGATTATTATATCGACAGTGTAGATGCCAAAACAGGGGAGCTCCTTTGGTCGATTCCAACGGACAACGAGTACACGCTTTCCGATGATGGATACATGTTTATTTTTGCCGATAATCAAGTGAGTGCCAAGCATATAGCCACAGGTCAGATCCGTTGGACAGCACCTCTGCCCGGGCCGCCAGAAGATTGGAGACTATACTCGGCTGAATCAGCCATTCCAGGCGAAAATGGAAGTCTATATTTGATTTCAGTCTCCCATGATAATAAAAGCAATGTACTCTACTATTACGATGCTAGTGGAAATTTAAGTCGAAAGTTCAAGGTTCCATATTTTATGCAGCAGATTCATGGTGATGTGATTGTCGGCAGTAAATTTGGCGATAATCCCGATTTTTACTTGATTAGCCTGACCAGCGGACAAAAAATTAAAACGATTACTGGTGGTAAAGGTTACAATGGGATTAAGAGTCTATCTGACGGCACATTCCTGCATTATAATATCTACAAAAAAACAATAACGCTTAAAGGCTACAACAGCACAGGGCAGCTAAACTGGACAAAACAACTTCCTTATAAGGAATATTCAACAGAGCTTTTTGCATTGAAAGGTCGTTTTATATTTGTGGATTATAAAAATAAACGAATCAAGCTATATTCATCTTCAGGTAGATTAATTGCTGAGAAGGCATACCTGCCAGTATCATATCCCAATATGGCTTTGGATGGCACAAGTTTGATGTTTAAATCTGAAAAGAATGACGCAGATGAACTAGAACTAATAATTATGGACACAAACAACCTGAAGGTTTTGTACACTTACAAAAATGGCGAATTTGATCTTCATAAGGAACGTCTATTTCTCAATAACACAACGGGTCTGTACATCCTAAGCGACGAAGGTCGTACCTTAGTTAGCACTCAGTTAATTAAATAG